In Macaca fascicularis isolate 582-1 chromosome X, T2T-MFA8v1.1, one DNA window encodes the following:
- the LOC102141965 gene encoding putative uncharacterized protein CXorf42 isoform X1: MCRFRSCSSSSVLFCSAKREASGSGEDVLQFVQEPQGQQSLPFSAGKQLSLERLLSDWGMEWAQSGLPKPALLLPLVVPFSRAALCAAGHDFRFCLLVRLLRQLLTLLRDEDREVSPWQSSAEHMQVENEEPKKCTTSVSTSEGIFKIQTFLEKLKNVYK; the protein is encoded by the exons ATGTGCCGTTTTCGAAGCTGCAGTAGCTCCAGTGTCCTGTTCTGTAGTGCCAAGAGGGAGGCCTCGGGCTCCGGGGAGGATGTGTTGCAGTTCGTCCAAGAGCCCCAAGGCCAGCAAAGCCTCCCATTCTCCGCTGGGAAGCAGCTCTCGCTGGAACGCTTGCTCTCTGACTGGGGAATGGAATGGGCTCAGTCAGGGCTCCCAAAACCAGCCCTGCTGCTCCCACTTGTGGTCCCATTCTCAAGAGCGGCTCTCTGCGCCGCGGGGCATGACTTTCGCTTCTGCCTCCTCGTGCGCCTATTGCGGCAACTACTCACGCTCCTGCGGGACGAGGACAGGGAGGTGAGCCCGTGGCAGAG CTCTGCTGAACATATGCAAGTAGAGAATGAAGAGCCAAAGAAATGTACTACTTCAGTTTCTACATCAGAAGGTATTTTTAAGATACAGACCTTTCTTGAgaagttaaaaaatgtttataaatag
- the LOC102141965 gene encoding putative uncharacterized protein CXorf42 isoform X3 translates to MCRFRSCSSSSVLFCSAKREASGSGEDVLQFVQEPQGQQSLPFSAGKQLSLERLLSDWGMEWAQSGLPKPALLLPLVVPFSRAALCAAGHDFRFCLLVRLLRQLLTLLRDEDREVSPWQSSAEHMQVENEEPKKCTTSVSTSEEKK, encoded by the exons ATGTGCCGTTTTCGAAGCTGCAGTAGCTCCAGTGTCCTGTTCTGTAGTGCCAAGAGGGAGGCCTCGGGCTCCGGGGAGGATGTGTTGCAGTTCGTCCAAGAGCCCCAAGGCCAGCAAAGCCTCCCATTCTCCGCTGGGAAGCAGCTCTCGCTGGAACGCTTGCTCTCTGACTGGGGAATGGAATGGGCTCAGTCAGGGCTCCCAAAACCAGCCCTGCTGCTCCCACTTGTGGTCCCATTCTCAAGAGCGGCTCTCTGCGCCGCGGGGCATGACTTTCGCTTCTGCCTCCTCGTGCGCCTATTGCGGCAACTACTCACGCTCCTGCGGGACGAGGACAGGGAGGTGAGCCCGTGGCAGAG CTCTGCTGAACATATGCAAGTAGAGAATGAAGAGCCAAAGAAATGTACTACTTCAGTTTCTACATCAGAAG aaaaaaagtag